The following coding sequences lie in one Camelus bactrianus isolate YW-2024 breed Bactrian camel chromosome 8, ASM4877302v1, whole genome shotgun sequence genomic window:
- the HEBP2 gene encoding heme-binding protein 2, with translation MADVLEPDPGAAEASEAPAVETPGWEVPENAGPQPGSYEIRHYGPAKWVSTSVESMDWDSAIQTGFTRLNSYIEGKNEKEMKIKMTAPVTSYVEPGSGPFSESTITISLYIPSEQQSDPPRPSESDVFIEDRAEMTVFVRSFDGFSSGQKNQEQLLTLASILREEGKVFDEKVYYTAGYNSPFKLLDRNNEVWLIQKNEPSKEKE, from the exons ATGGCCGACGTGCTGGAGCCGGACCCCGGGGCAGCCGAGGCCTCGGAGGCCCCTGCCGTGGAGACGCCGGGCTGGGAGGTCCCGGAGAACGCGGGCCCCCAG CCCGGAAGTTATGAGATCCGACATTATGGACCAGCCAAGTGGGTCAGCACTTCGGTTGAGTCTATGGACTGGGATTCAGCCATCCAGACTGGCTTTACAAGGCTGAACAGCTACATTGAAGGCAAAAACGAGAAAG AGATGAAAATAAAGATGACAGCTCCAGTGACAAGCTACGTGGAGCCCGGTTCAGGTCCTTTTAGTGAGTCTACCATTACCATTTCCCTGTATATCCCCTCTGAACAGCAATCTGATCCGCCCAGACCTTCAGAGTCAGATGTCTTCATTGAAGACAGAGCTGAAATGACGGTGTTTGTACG GTCTTTCGATGGATTCTCTAGTGGCCAAAAGAATCAAGAACAGCTCTTGACATTAGCAAGCATtttgagggaagaaggaaaagtttTCGATGAGAAGGTTTACTACACTGCAGGCTACAACAGTCCTTTCAAATTGCTTGATAGAAATAATGAAGTATGGCTGATTCAGAAAAATGAACCCTCCaaagaaaaggaatga
- the SMIM28 gene encoding small integral membrane protein 28: MRGLLSSSWRKFGHAGRGTYEWLTSEPSLPLPETQLQGTRKISSTREDVEPFLCILLPATILLFLAFLLLFLYRRCQAPRPQGQVSGIDLPEQPPAREGTDFLPGLPWSSEQDFPYSPLPRGAALLPACSPPSYEEATRDTSGGGGPGCRPSA; the protein is encoded by the exons ATGCGGGGACTCTTgagcagcagctggaggaagTTTGGACATGCTGGCCGGGGGACGTACGAGTGGTTAACTAGCGAACCAAGCCTACCTCTTCCAGAAACTCAGCTGCAG GGCACCCGGAAGATAAGTTCCACCAGGGAAGATGTGGAGCCCTTCCTGTGCATCCTTCTTCCAGCCACCATCCTGCTCTTCCTGGCCTTTCTGCTGCTTTTCCTGTACCGCCGCTGCCAAGCTCCTCGGCCCCAGGGGCAGGTGTCAGGCATCGACCTCCCAGAGCAGCCACCTGCCAGGGAGGGGACCGACTTCCTGCCGGGCTTACCGTGGAGCAGTGAGCAGGACTTCCCCTACTCCCCGCTGCCCCGGGGGGCAGCCCTCCTCCCTGCATGTTCACCTCCTTCCTATGAAGAGGCCACCAGGGACACCTCTGGGGGAGGAGGCCCCGGATGCCGGCCCTCAGCGTGA
- the NHSL1 gene encoding NHS-like protein 1 isoform X7 yields the protein MRQQAQTVQADVVPINITGENFDRQASLRRSLIYTDTLVRRPKKVKRRKTITGVPDSIQKELASGGTGQDDGGHSVFTPDHYSTLGRLGSCRAAGQRSETRDSSCQTEEVKVVPPSMRRIRAQKGQGIAAQMSHFSGSSGNMSVLSDSAGIVFPSRLNSDAGFHSLPRSGARANVQSLEPRLGDLGSAEDVDGTSPYQQGHPHVDEDLGHPRGASRTGTPLRPKSQELRHFEAENVTSPECVVSPHATYSTSIIPNATLSSSSEVIVIHTAQSSGQLDGQITSSSSYTKIKSRDHPLSRHREAHHSPSGNWTEGHTTIFSQASDPHSSSASALLSLCDSTVSLNAGNRENGSQAMAYNCRNSLSFPAHPQDVDGRSESSYSGGRGLGSSEPWEYNASGNGRASPLKPRVATPGYCTPGSNMSSCSLDQTSNRDDARSVYSEDHDGYCPSLHTDSGNLCSGSDGLGNPRHSVVNVFDGRTQNNPGDRANYQDKSLSRSISLKKAKKPPLPPSRTDSLRRIPKKSVQSHGQVLNESLIASLQHSLQLNLPDKGGTSPSQSPCSDFEEPWLPRSRSQSTVSAGSSLTSATTPNIYSLSGVTPAQSDTSSVRSEYTDPWGYYIDYTGVQEDPGNPGRGGSNSTAAPPGNGPGHQLPEGSRAAIPQVPGGTVKPKITSPEKSHRVTSPSSGYSSQSNTPTTLTPVPVFLKSMSPANGKGKPKPKVPERKSSLVSSVSISSSSTSLSSNTSTEGSGTMKKLDSVLVSPLAAPPLPSLPSPRPADKSPFLPPPLPVADSPEGSPLPRSPLFPPPPPEVLTPLCPQTDACFPPPPTALSPLVLDSSASLPPPPPALPSSVPPPAPPLDPKLMKDARPFKKSGQPEPSQEACRQPSTKEEGSRPPMPLVTTEALQMVQLRPVKKNSGTEGALFHEHASQEKPTPVIPQYHLKPSAFLKSRNSTNEMESESQPASATSSLLSPAKSSTQGHQDSAAERSLQSHGPSRAGNAEAGPGPGPTPPHEPPGPSPSRKPPPISKKPKLFLLVPPPQRDFTVEPAENVSEVSPSPTRGEAQESCADGAGSDESDSGSSVLAGGAVGSKSLGRVEANVPMVQPDALPAPTQEEPGTGGSVESDLSLQDPGPGVRETDTVGSSSEACDFLKEDGSDEVMTPSRPRTTEDLFAAIHRSKRKVLGRKDSEDDHSRNHSPSPPVTPTGAAPSLASQKQVGSIQRSVRKSSTSSDNFKALLLKKGSRSDTSARMSAAEMLKNTDPRFQRSRSEPGPDTPESPSSCSPSKNRRAQEEWAKNEGLMPRSLSFSGPRYGRSRTPPSAASSRYSVRNRIQSSPMTVISEGEGETTEAVDSRAPRAPGAERGCSLDGLPGYEMDESSLFCGVEPAASLGAQAPGPMEGPASAAGRDLSEQRGGPPREGS from the exons CTTCTGGGGGCACTGGCCAAGATGATGGTGGTCACTCAGTGTTCACCCCAGACCACTACTCTACACTAGGAAGGCTTGGCAGCTGTCGAGCTGCCGGGCAGCGCTCAGAAACCAGGGATTCCAGCTGTCAGACTGAGGAAGTGAAAGTGGTACCACCTTCAATGAGGAGAATCCGAGCACAGAAGGGGCAAGGCATTGCCGCCCAGATGAGCCACTTCTCAGGCTCCTCTGGGAACATGTCTGTGCTGAGCGACTCTGCGGGCATCGTGTTCCCTTCTCGCCTCAACAGTGACGCTGGTTTCCACAGTCTTCCGCGGTCTGGAGCGAGGGCAAACGTTCAGTCCCTCGAGCCACGGCTGGGCGACCTGGGCTCTGCAGAAGACGTGGACGGCACTTCCCCCTACCAGCAGGGTCACCCACATGTAGATGAAGACTTAGGGCATCCAAGAGGTGCCTCAAGGACTGGGACACCTTTGAGACCCAAATCCCAGGAGCTGAGGCACTTTGAGGCTGAGAACGTGACAAGCCCGGAGTGTGTGGTTTCTCCTCACGCCACCTACTCCACCAGCATCATCCCAAATGCCACACTCTCTTCCTCTTCCGAGGTTATTGTGATTCACACTGCTCAGAGTTCAGGGCAGCTGGACGGTCAGATTACCAGCTCATCTTCGTACACAAAGATCAAATCCAGGGACCACCCCCTCTCCAGGCACAGAGAAGCTCATCATTCTCCCAGTGGTAACTGGACTGAGGGGCACACCACCATTTTTTCACAGGCCTCGGATCCCCATTCCTCCAGTGCAAGCGCACTGCTGTCCCTCTGTGATTCCACGGTCTCTCTCAATGCTGGAAATCGGGAAAATGGGTCCCAGGCCATGGCCTATAACTGTAGAAACAGCCTGAGCTTCCCCGCCCACCCACAGGACGTGGATGGCAGGAGCGAGTCCAGTTACTCAGGCGGCAGGGGGCTCGGCAGCTCGGAGCCCTGGGAGTACAACGCCTCGGGGAATGGGCGGGCGTCTCCACTGAAGCCACGTGTGGCGACTCCCGGTTACTGCACTCCTGGGAGTAACATGAGCAGCTGCAGTTTGGACCAGACGTCCAACAGAGATGACGCCCGGTCTGTGTATTCAGAGGACCACGATGGCTACTGCCCGTCTCTGCACACTGACTCTGGGAACCTGTGCAGTGGCAGCGACGGCCTGGGGAACCCCAGGCACAGCGTGGTTAATGTTTTTGATGGAAGAACTCAGAATAACCCAGGGGACCGGGCAAATTACCAAGACAAATCCCTTTCGCGAAGCATTTCTTTGAAGAAAGCGAAGAAGCCTCCCCTGCCGCCCTCTCGGACTGACTCTCTGCGCAGGATTCCCAAGAAGAGCGTCCAGTCTCACGGGCAGGTGCTAAACGAGAGCCTGATCGCCTCGCTCCAGCACTCGCTGCAGCTGAACCTCCCCGACAAGGGCGGCACCTCGCCCTCCCAGAGCCCCTGCAGCGACTTCGAAGAGCCCTGGCTGCCTCGCTCCCGCAGCCAGAGCACAGTGAGCGCGGGCAGCAGCCTGACCTCCGCCACCACCCCCAACATCTACTCCCTGAGCGGGGTCACACCGGCACAGAGCGACACGAGCAGCGTCAGGTCCGAGTACACAGACCCGTGGGGTTACTACATAGACTATACGGGCGTGCAGGAAGACCCCGGGAACCCAGGTCGGGGAGGTTCAAACAGCACTGCGGCGCCACCTGGAAACGGGCCTGGCCACCAGCTCCCAGAGGGGTCCAGGGCCGCGATACCCCAAGTGCCCGGTGGCACAGTCAAACCAAAGATCACATCGCCGGAGAAGTCGCACAGAGTCACTTCTCCGTCCAGTGGGTATTCCAGCCAGTCGAACACACCCACCACACTCACCCCTGTGcctgtgtttttaaaatcaatgtCACCAGCCAATGGGAAGGGGAAACCCAAGCCCAAGGTACCAGAAAGGAAGTCTTCTCTGGTATCTTCAGTatccatctcttcctcctccacgtCTCTTTCCTCGAACACTTCTACAGAAGGAAGCGGAACTATGAAGAAGCTGGATTCGGTGTTGGTGTCTCCCCTTGCcgctcctcctctgccctctcttcCATCTCCTCGTCCTGCCGACaagtctcctttcctccctcctcctcttcctgtggCAGATTCCCCTGAGGGCTCCCCTCTGCCTCGCTCCCCCCTctttccccctccacccccagaagtTCTTACTCCCCTCTGTCCCCAAACCGATGCCTGCTTTCCTCCGCCCCCCACGGCACTTAGCCCCCTTGTTCTGGATTCATCTGCTTCTCTGCCACCTCCACCACCTGCCTTACCCTCCTCAGTGcctccacctgccccaccccttGACCCCAAATTGATGAAAGATGCCAGGCCTTTCAAAAAATCTGGCCAGCCAGAGCCCTCCCAGGAGGCTTGCAGGCAGCCTTCCACCAAGGAGGAGGGCAGCAGACCCCCCATGCCACTGGTCACCACAGAAGCACTGCAGATGGTGCAGTTGAGGCCAGTGAAGAAGAACTCAGGAACCGAAGGAGCACTGTTTCATGAACACGCATCTCAGGAAAAACCAACTCCAGTCATTCCCCAGTATCATTTAAAGCCATCTGCTTTCCTGAAGTCCCGAAATAGCACAAATGAAATGGAGAGTGAAAGCCAGCCTGCCTCCGCAACAAGCTCTCTCCTGTCTCCTGCCAAGAGCTCTACTCAGGGTCACCAGGACAGTGCGGCCGAGCGCAGCCTCCAAAGCCACGGCCCAAGCCGCGCCGGGAATGCAGAGGCTGGACCCGGGCCTGGGCCCACCCCGCCCCATGAGCCTCCCGGCCCATCGCCCAGCAGGAAGCCGCCCCCCATTTCCAAGAAGCCCAAACTATTCCTCTTGGTGCCACCTCCGCAGAGAGATTTCACGGTGGAGCCCGCAGAAAACGTGAGCGAAGTATCACCCAGCCCCACGAGAGGAGAGGCACAAGAGAGTTGTGCAGACGGGGCAGGTTCCGATGAGTCCGACTCTGGCAGCTCGGTTCTTGCCGGAGGAGCTGTAGGATCCAAGTCCCTGGGCAGAGTGGAAGCCAATGTCCCCATGGTGCAGCCTGATGCCTTGCCAGCCCCCACGCAGGAGGAGCCGGGCACCGGGGGCAGCGTGGAGAGCGATCTGTCCCTGCAGGACCCAGGAC CTGGGGTGCGGGAGACGGACACAGTCGGTTCTTCCTCGGAGGCCTGTGACTTCCTTAAGGAAGACGGGAGTGATGAGGTGATGACCCCCAGTAGACCCCGGACCACAGAAGACCTTTTTGCAGCTATTCACAG GTCCAAGAGGAAAGTCCTTGGCCGTAAAGATTCAGAGGATGACCACTCCCGAAATcattctccctccccaccagtgACACCCACTGGTgctgcccccagcctggcctcccagAAACAAGTGGGATCCATTCAGAGAAGCGTCCGGAAAAGCAGCACCAGCAGTGACAACTTTAAAGCCCTGCTGCTGAAAAAGGGGAGTCGGTCAGACACTAGTGCCCGCATGTCCGCAGCGGAGATGCTCAAGAACACAGACCCTAGGTTCCAGAGGTCAAGGTCGGAGCCGGGGCCAGACACCCCCGAGAGTCCATCAAGCTGCTCCCCAAGCAAGAACAGAAGGGCCCAGGAGGAGTGGGCCAAGAACGAAGGCTTGATGCCTCGGAGTCTGTCCTTTTCCGGCCCCAGGTATGGCCGCAGTCGAACGCCGCCTTCTGCTGCCAGCAGCAGGTACAGCGTGCGGAACCGGATCCAGAGCAGCCCCATGACGGTGATCTCAGAGGGCGAAGGGGAAACCACGGAGGCCGTAGACAGCAGAGCTCCCCGGGCCCCGGGCGCTGAAAGGGGATGTTCGCTGGATGGACTGCCGGGGTATGAAATGGATGAGAGCAGCCTGTTCTGTGGCGTGGAGCCCGCTGCCTCGCTGGGGGCACAGGCTCCTGGCCCCATGGAGGGGCCGGCCAGTGCCGCGGGGAGGGATCTCTCAGAACAACGTGGAGGTCCTCCaagggaagggagttag